One window of Desulfarculus baarsii DSM 2075 genomic DNA carries:
- the rbfA gene encoding 30S ribosome-binding factor RbfA, whose protein sequence is MGARRTRRVGNLILAELAELLLRRVKDPRLEGLTLTAVDVSPDLHQAKVFYSLLDPQRQPQVEAGFAAAAPFLRRELAARLRIKTLPRLEAVFDGSIVRGLAMDELIKKARQADGESAAGQDAAPADEPDDA, encoded by the coding sequence GTGGGCGCCCGGCGCACCAGACGAGTGGGCAACCTGATTTTGGCCGAGCTGGCCGAGCTTTTGCTGCGCCGGGTCAAAGACCCGCGCCTGGAGGGCCTGACGCTGACCGCCGTCGACGTCAGCCCAGATTTGCATCAGGCCAAGGTCTTTTACAGTCTGCTCGACCCCCAGCGCCAGCCCCAGGTGGAGGCCGGCTTCGCCGCGGCCGCGCCATTTTTGCGCCGCGAGCTGGCCGCGCGCCTGCGCATCAAGACCTTGCCCCGCCTGGAGGCCGTCTTTGATGGCTCGATCGTGCGCGGCTTGGCCATGGACGAACTGATCAAAAAAGCCCGCCAGGCCGACGGGGAAAGCGCGGCCGGCCAAGACGCCGCCCCCGCCGACGAGCCCGACGATGCTTGA